The following proteins are co-located in the Haliovirga abyssi genome:
- a CDS encoding HPr family phosphocarrier protein has translation MKKRTVEITNETGLHTRPGNKFVKLAKSFESEILVSNESGKEVKGTSLLKLLSLGMKKGSLITIVANGKDEDKAVEELTDLLGNLTD, from the coding sequence ATGAAAAAAAGAACAGTAGAAATTACAAACGAAACAGGTTTACATACCAGACCGGGAAATAAATTTGTGAAATTAGCGAAAAGTTTTGAAAGTGAAATATTGGTGTCTAATGAAAGTGGAAAAGAGGTCAAAGGAACATCTTTATTAAAACTTTTGTCACTAGGAATGAAAAAAGGCTCTTTGATAACTATAGTTGCAAATGGAAAAGATGAAGATAAGGCTGTGGAAGAATTAACAGATTTATTAGGGAATTTAACTGATTAA